One Amycolatopsis thermophila DNA segment encodes these proteins:
- a CDS encoding RES family NAD+ phosphorylase produces the protein MARLPLPPSRAELLAALRPDPDIVDVPPTRRLVRIFSAGGNHPQRWNTFRYTGPLPHGRFDPQPPRRDGRPADDPANGVLYFGLTVRTSVAEVFQTTSLVDRRTRGPRLVVVRPTRSLRLLDLTGLWPTRVGASQEISSGPKKITQAWARAIRTAFTDLDGLWYRSSMDGGHPALCLWDPPAGNALPLAPDVLLPLDHPGLDVPLGRVCEELNYVLLN, from the coding sequence ATGGCCCGGTTGCCGCTCCCGCCGTCGCGGGCTGAACTCCTCGCTGCCCTGCGCCCGGACCCCGACATCGTCGACGTGCCACCGACGCGGCGCCTGGTCCGGATCTTCAGCGCCGGCGGCAACCACCCGCAGCGCTGGAACACGTTCCGCTACACCGGCCCGCTGCCGCACGGCCGGTTCGACCCGCAGCCGCCGCGCCGCGACGGTCGGCCCGCCGACGACCCGGCCAACGGCGTCCTGTACTTCGGGCTCACCGTGCGGACGAGCGTGGCGGAGGTGTTCCAGACGACGTCGCTGGTGGACCGCCGCACGCGCGGCCCGCGGCTGGTCGTGGTGCGCCCGACGCGGTCGCTGAGGCTGCTCGACCTGACCGGTCTCTGGCCGACGCGGGTCGGGGCCTCGCAGGAGATCTCCAGCGGGCCGAAGAAGATCACGCAGGCGTGGGCGCGGGCGATCCGGACGGCCTTCACCGACCTGGACGGCCTGTGGTACCGCTCGTCGATGGACGGCGGGCACCCCGCGCTGTGCCTGTGGGACCCGCCGGCCGGGAACGCGCTGCCGCTCGCGCCGGACGTGCTGCTGCCGCTCGATCACCCCGGTCTGGACGTGCCGCTGGGGCGGGTCTGCGAGGAGCTGAACTACGTGCTCCTCAACTGA